In Deltaproteobacteria bacterium, the sequence ACTCGCGACTCGTTACCATGTCTTCGCGCCAGAGTTCCCAGCCTATGGTGAATCCACTGGCGACGAAATGCTAGAGGACATGCTGGACTTTACCCTACACGGCTGGGATGTGGTCTCAGCCCTCGGATTGAATAAGCCTTGTCTAATGGGGCATTCGATGGGTGGGATGATCGCTGCTGAGATGGCCAGCATCGCGCCTAACGATGTCGCGAAATTGGTGCTGATTTGTTCGGCAGGATTATGGATCGAAAAGAGTCCGATTCCAGACATCTTCTCATTCTTGCCACATGAATATGCACAGTACTTGTTTCACGATCGTGCGCAAGGCGAAGCGCTGCTTACCGCTGGGCTTGATCTCAAAAACCCTGAAGCGTTGAAAGAGTTCTATATTGGCAACTCCAAACGCATGAGCATGGCGGGGAAGATTTTGTTCCCGATTCCTAACCGACGGTTATCAAAACGTTTGTACCGGCTCACCGCTCCTACACTCGTGATCTGGGGCAAGAGCGACAAACTGATCCCACCGGTTTACGCTGATCAATTCAAGAAGCTCATCCCGCAAGCAGAGATTACGCTCATCGACCAAGCCGGTCACATGGTGCCGTACGAGCAACCGGAAGCATTCGTAAATGCAGTGACGCGGTTCCTTGGGTGACTCAAAATCACCACAAGTGACTTTAACGCCAGGTTTTCGCAAGAGGCCTGGCGTTTGCATTGGCAATACTCCGCCGTGAAAAAACAACAAAACTCTTCCCGACGGAAGGTGACATCAACCTCCCTTGAAAGCTCATTCGCTGAAGTTGTTGACCTTATTCAGCAAGCGCGACAACGAGCGTTTTACGTCGTCAACACTGAGCTGATTGATCTGTATTGGCAGGTGGGCGCGTACGTAAGTCATCGAATTGCTGAAGATGGCTGGGGCAAGGGCACGGTCGCGGCTTTAGCGTCCTACATTCAGAAACGACAACCTGGCATTCGCAGTTTCTCTCGGCAGAACCTGTGGCGAATGCGCCAATTTTATGAAACCTATCGCGACGAGCCAAAACTCTCGCCACTGGTAAGAGAACTGCCGTGGTCGTCGAATCTCCATATTTTGACCAAGACGAAACGGCCCGAAGAACGGGAATTTTACTTACGTATGGCAACACGAAACCGCTGGCAGGTACGAGAAGTTGCCCGACAAATTGACGGAGCCCTATTTGAACGCGCCATTCTTAATCCCCCAAAACTCTCAACCGTGTTGAGAGAAATACAGCCCACGGTCACCGAGGTCTTCAAGGACGCCTACCTCTTTGAGTTCCTGGGTCTGTCGGACGATCACTCTGAGGACGATCTCCATAGGAAACTTCTGCAAAATCTCGGACGGTTCATTACTGAATTAGGGCGCGACTTTGGCTTTCTCGGTTCGGAGTACCCAGTACAAGTTGGCGGAAAGGACTTCCGCCTCGACTTGCTTTTCTATCACCGAGAGTTACAGTGTCTCGTCGCTGTTGAATTAAAGACCAAAGAATTCCAGCCAGCCTACCTTGGCCAATTGGAATTCTATCTTGAAGCTTTGGATCGAGACGTGCGCAAACCGCATGAACGTCCATCGATCGGCGTGTTGCTGTGCGCCACCAAGGACAACGAGGTCGTGGAATACGCTCTCAGCCGGTCTCTTTCGCCAACCCTGATTGCCGAGTACCAAACCCAGTTGCCTGATAAAAAGCTGCTACAGGCGAAACTGCATGAGTTCTATTTGTTGAGCCAATCCGCGCTACCAGAAACGAACGATCGTTCTCGTCCAGCGCCAATGAAGCGACAACAGAAGAAACAGGCAAAATAAACCACATCATCACTTACGTTTCATCTCCTACCCAAACACCAAATGTCCTTCACGCTCTTGCGCCGCAACCTGTTGGGCAAGTTCAGGGGTCAGTTCAATCTTGCGCTCGCGCGGAAATTTGTCGAGATACAAGCCTGGTCGAAGGTAGAATTCTTTCGCGCTACGCATTTGTGGGAACTGCGCCAATGCAGGCAACGGCCATTTCCACTGCACGGACTCTGGATGAAAAAAAAAGTTGTCGTTCTTCCTTTGACCACTCCTTCGGAATGACGGTATGGATACTCGATGTCATCATGTCTCGCTGTAGATCCCACGATAGTTCGAGGAAGCCAGCGTAACCGCGCTCTTTTAATGTAGGATTGGCAAGGGAAGCAGTGCGCACGGCGACCAGCATGAGCTTGCCAGCGCGATCATCCTGCTCAATTCGCAACGGAAAGAAAAAGCGCTGGTCAAGCCAGTAGACTAGCTTGCTGAGGTAGTAATTGGGTAAAGCTTCAGTACGTGGGGCAGCTTCGACGACATAACACGGCACGGCACCGGTAACTGTATAGCCCGGATACTTCTTGCCCATCATCTTCACTGTCTGTGTTGGGATCGAGACTGGTCTTCCTTCAGCATCCGGCAAGACCATCTGTTTCTGAGTTGCGGGAAAGCGAATCGTTCGCTCCAGAATATCACTTCCCAGAATGCGCCAGGCAAAGTCGCCAGCGTTACGTCCTACGACATCGTCGATCGTACCGATGCCCCATGGTAAGCGTTCACCTCTTGCGAGCGAAGAGCGTAGTGGTGGTAGGCTAGGTCGCGGAAAGAAGGTCGTCAGTACAACATCTTTACTGTGCCCAGTGAGATATCTAATTTGGAGAATTCGCTCTTCAGGTGTGTTGATAGAATGCACTGAGTGTGAAATCCAGCGAAACGCTTCCTGACCGGAAGTACTACCTTGAGAGAAAGAAAGAATGGCAGACGTTGAGATTTGCTGGTCGAGAAAACCGTCCGCAGTGACTGTTGCTCCGATGTCGATAAGCAGACAGTTCCACAGGGGCGTATGAGGAAACTCCATCGACCGCTGCCCTATCTCCTCGGCAGAGTGTGGAGCAGCAAAGGGAAACGTTTCGACGGAGTGATGCGGATATTGCGAAGCCTTTGGGGGTTGTGTCTTGAGGTCGAGACTCTTTTGCTCGTGCGGTGATCATTCCTGAACGAAGCGCCGAGTGCGTTCGGAGGGATGAGTATACATGACCTGTAAAAAAAGCAGGATAAAACAGATAAGCAAGAGGCAGAACTGTAAGAGCAAGAATGATCTTGGAGTGCTCACATTTCCTTGCTTGGCGTCCATCAGAATAAATGTGAGAGAGCAGTTTATCTCTTACGGAAGCACAAACTCTTCAGAGCACACTTTATGATTTTCCTGTTTCTGAGTTGAGTATGAGACACAAACTCGATACCGACCAGGTGGCGCCAGCTGCCTATTTAGTGGAAGATAATTGTCACCTAGCATCTAAGTACCGCGCGCAGGAATTACGCAGCGAGTTGAGTTGGAGGTGGCTGGCCAAACTTTACGAAGAGTTTGGTTTTGGTGTAGGTCCATTCAATGGGTTTGGGATGCTCATTGAGATCGGCGAAATAGGCTTGTAAGGTGCGTTCCAACATGACGGTACTGGAGAAATCACTGGGCGTGAGGACATCGCGTTGGACTTTGCTGAAGATGATTTCGACTTGATCCAACCAACTGGCACAGGTGGGTAACCAATAGACGCGAACCTCAAAGGACAACCCTAGCGATGCCAGCCACGTAGCCAGTTGTTTGGGGGCATGGGTCGGGCCATTGTCGAGAAATGTAGCACTTTGATCCCAGCACAGAGGGAGCTCTGAAACAGCTCGGTCAGGAACGCTTTGAAGTCGACGAATTTCTTCGTAAGACGCGTCTGCGCGAACGTGAGGCCACTAGCCACGGCCAAGGTGCAAAAGAGTTGGACCGCCCCCATCCGCTTATAACGATCAGCCACCTGTACTACTTCACCAGGGGCCGCGGTCTTGGTCGGCGTCACCCGTTGACGTGCCGGGATGGAGGTTTTCTCGTCCACACAGACCGTGAGTTCTCCACTTGCTTGCAATTGCGGAGCGTGCTCGTAGAGGTCCAACACCGGCACGGCCTTCTCGACAAACTGCGGATCAGTGGAATGTTGCCACGGATGATAGCGCCACGGCTTAATCTTATCCTGGCGCAACCACGTGCGAATCGTACTCGGCGCGATCCGCTCCACAAGCTGTCGTTCGATCGCCACGCGCGCCAGCTTCTCCCCTGACCAGCGCTGCCACGGCTTGCCGTATTGACGCGGTGCACTACAGGCCAAGGCCACCACCTGCGTCCGTTGCAAGGCGGTAAATCTCCGTCGTGTTCCCGCACGGGGCGCATCCTGTAAGCGCCCGGTCTCCGGCAGCACCGCCGCCAGCGTCGGACCGTACTCCGATTGCAGCCCACGCGTTGCGCAAGCGTGGCATTGGTCCACTCAGGATGGCGGAACGCAGACAACACAATCTGGGCTCTCTGCACTACTGCAAACGGGGCCATATAACTGGTACTCACCTGCTGCAGCCGTGCCTCTTGCTCCCTTGTCAGGGTAATCGCATACTTGGGCCGAGGGCCTGGCATTCTGTTCGTCCTCCCCATTGGACAAATGTGGGTCAGACGAGTCATATGTCAGCCCTTCCAACTTTGCAAACCTGTTCAGTATTTACGGCGTGCAGTACTTAGGCTTCAACAATGTCTGAAGTGACGGAACGTTGACTAACAGGTCTGGTTC encodes:
- a CDS encoding alpha/beta hydrolase; its protein translation is MKIHKIETKRGAKVLVLEAGSGVPLVFMHGAGGLFPENPFLDRLATRYHVFAPEFPAYGESTGDEMLEDMLDFTLHGWDVVSALGLNKPCLMGHSMGGMIAAEMASIAPNDVAKLVLICSAGLWIEKSPIPDIFSFLPHEYAQYLFHDRAQGEALLTAGLDLKNPEALKEFYIGNSKRMSMAGKILFPIPNRRLSKRLYRLTAPTLVIWGKSDKLIPPVYADQFKKLIPQAEITLIDQAGHMVPYEQPEAFVNAVTRFLG
- a CDS encoding DUF1016 domain-containing protein, whose amino-acid sequence is MTSTSLESSFAEVVDLIQQARQRAFYVVNTELIDLYWQVGAYVSHRIAEDGWGKGTVAALASYIQKRQPGIRSFSRQNLWRMRQFYETYRDEPKLSPLVRELPWSSNLHILTKTKRPEEREFYLRMATRNRWQVREVARQIDGALFERAILNPPKLSTVLREIQPTVTEVFKDAYLFEFLGLSDDHSEDDLHRKLLQNLGRFITELGRDFGFLGSEYPVQVGGKDFRLDLLFYHRELQCLVAVELKTKEFQPAYLGQLEFYLEALDRDVRKPHERPSIGVLLCATKDNEVVEYALSRSLSPTLIAEYQTQLPDKKLLQAKLHEFYLLSQSALPETNDRSRPAPMKRQQKKQAK
- a CDS encoding helix-turn-helix domain-containing protein; this translates as MDQCHACATRGLQSEYGPTLAAVLPETGRLQDAPRAGTRRRFTALQRTQVVALACSAPRQYGKPWQRWSGEKLARVAIERQLVERIAPSTIRTWLRQDKIKPWRYHPWQHSTDPQFVEKAVPVLDLYEHAPQLQASGELTVCVDEKTSIPARQRVTPTKTAAPGEVVQVADRYKRMGAVQLFCTLAVASGLTFAQTRLTKKFVDFKAFLTELFQSSLCAGIKVLHFSTMARPMPPNNWLRGWHR